The proteins below are encoded in one region of Metabacillus dongyingensis:
- a CDS encoding GNAT family N-acetyltransferase, with product MYVKEFFVYDGDKPVKAVVRNYTQKDFDALIRIQQESFPPPFPSELWWNEEQLKNHITLFPEGALCIEINGEVAGSMTGLLVQFDPNHPEHTWEEITDNGYIRNHDPNGNTLYVVDIGVRPAYRKLGLGKWLMFSMYDVVVHKGLDSLLGGGRMPGYQQHSDKWTPEQYIGRVVEGNVKDPIISFLLRCGRTPVQVVPNYLEDEESCNYGMLMEWKNPFNK from the coding sequence TTGTATGTAAAAGAATTTTTTGTTTATGATGGAGACAAGCCTGTAAAAGCAGTTGTTCGAAACTACACACAAAAGGATTTTGATGCATTAATCCGCATTCAGCAGGAGAGCTTTCCTCCTCCATTTCCGTCTGAACTGTGGTGGAATGAAGAACAGCTGAAAAATCATATCACGCTCTTTCCAGAGGGCGCACTTTGCATTGAAATCAATGGAGAAGTCGCGGGTTCTATGACAGGACTGCTTGTACAGTTTGATCCAAATCACCCTGAACATACATGGGAGGAAATCACAGACAATGGGTATATTCGCAATCATGATCCAAATGGAAATACTCTTTATGTAGTTGATATTGGTGTTCGTCCCGCTTACAGAAAGCTGGGACTTGGAAAATGGCTTATGTTTTCCATGTATGATGTGGTTGTACACAAGGGATTGGATAGTCTGCTTGGCGGGGGAAGAATGCCTGGTTATCAGCAGCATTCAGATAAATGGACGCCAGAGCAATATATTGGTCGTGTGGTAGAGGGGAATGTAAAAGATCCAATTATCTCTTTCTTGCTGCGCTGCGGAAGAACGCCTGTCCAAGTTGTACCCAATTATTTAGAGGACGAGGAATCGTGCAATTATGGCATGTTAATGGAATGGAAAAATCCTTTTAATAAATAG